ATCTACCTTTAATTATGCAAGATAATAATAATCTGCAATTGTGGTGGGCCAGACATCTCAGGAAGCATCATCCTTCCCTTTTTTTTTCTAGTTATTTTATCGTTTCATTTCTGTTTTTAgaatgagaaaaaaattattgaaactTCCTTGTAAGtggcatttttttaatttggatatGCTTGAAAATCTTTTATACTTGCTATGTCAACATCCATTTAATTGGGTCGTATGTATTCCTGATTCCTCAGTTTCTGTATTGTTGTTTAATGCTCAAGTCCTattcagttaaaaaaaaaagtgtaagaACCTTCCTTTTTATGTTCTTTTCTGTAAGACTGATGGATTAATTAGaatttctttttgataattcaGTTCTATCCGACTTGGTAATTGCATTTGATACAGAAAGAGCGACTCCGGTGAATTTGGATCTAGATTGTTGTACATATTTTTTGTATCAGAGATAATTCATCAGAGGTCTTAGGAATCATATATTGCAACAGAGTCTTCCTAGGTTTGGTGCGACTTCTTTGCCATTAATAGGGTTATGCTATTGAATCCTGTTGTGTAGTGCAGGGCCTGTGAAGTTTCAATCTCATGAATTAGCAACAAAATTAGAATCTTGTGGCTATTTTACCGTTACCTTACCTTTGTCTGAACTTGGGAAGGATGAAGCATGGTTGgattatctttattttcaaGTCATGTACCATAATTTATGCATATTTGAATAGGAAATATGCAAATGCTCTACTATGTGCACTTGCAAGTGCAATAACATTTTTATGCGCCAGTATTTagattaattgaatttaatatCAGATCCTTTATGAGTTTTCTAGGTGTGTTATTGATGCATGCAGTTTCTAAGAAATTAATGTATCTTTTTACTCATGCAGGAAATAATACGAATTAAGAATGAACACCCAGATGACAGCCAATGTATTGTCAATGATAGAGTAAAAGGTCGTCTAAAAGTTACGAGAGCATTTGGTGCTGGATTTCTCAAacaggtaatttttttttctattattgtGAATCTTTTGTACATTGTCCTAAGGCTCTAGAATCTTCTTATGTTCTTATCAAGCTGTTCTTTATGAACACTAAAATGAGAAGAGAACTTATGAGATGATTTCTTTCCCCTGCTTTTTTCCAAGTGAAGCAGATTATTAAAGTTGATAAGAAATAAAGCTCTATGCTGTCTTGATAGCCTTATAAATGTTATTATAGATTATGAAATTAAGAGGGTATGTTCATGATTGAATTAAATCTAGTTTGTGTTTCATTCGATTTTATGTTTTGCGCATACTTCCTTGTTGAACATTAAAATATAAGGCATACATTGTAACATTTGACCGTCTTATAtctaatattcaataaattaataattctattaattaataatttttggaAAAAACAACTTCGTTCCATGTAGACTACTCAgtaatttttgtgatttttttttgtatatattaattattggaaAATTCACAAGGAAAAGTAGAAGATTGGTGTATTTGCAGTCAAGTTTTCCCTCTTTTTGGGGAAGCTGGGACAGGGCTGGAGGACAACAAAAACATGAGCCTTTCTGAAACTCTATATAACTTTGTGGTACAAGTTATCATGTTCAATAAAAGATGGATCAATCTTTTCCAAAGTTGTCAAACTCTAGAGAATTAATGAGTTGTCAGCAGCCTCAAGTTCTACAATTCAGCATTAATCGTTAACTTAGCTCAATGAGTCTCTCTGGTTCAGCATATTTGCATTTCCTTATTACTCTCATTTTAGAATATATCATCTGCTTTGCTATCACAAAACACTACAATAGCGTAGATAACAACGTATGCATGTTGATTGCAGCCCAAATTTAATGATGCATTGTTGGAGATGTTCCGGAACGAGTATATGGGCACCGCACCATATATATCATGCTTGCCTTCTCTACGTCACCATCAACTGTGTCCAAGAGATCAATTCGTAGTCCTATCATCCGATGGACTTTATCAGTATCTTACCAATCAGGAAGTAGTTTCTTATATTGAAAATTTCTTTGAGAAGTTTCCTGATGGAGACCCAGCGCAGCACCTGATAGAGGAGCTTCTTTCTCGGGCAGCAAAGAAAGCTGGTAAAGTTGGTTACTTTTGTGTAGTGAAATGATATGCATATCCAACTAAAGATATATTATGATCACAAAATAATAACAAGGCCTACTCACTAAAAAATATCcaatctttttgatttttttcatttatgcccaatattttaatttcctCAATTATAGTCTAATTTTGATAAGTAAATTTCAATTGTAGCCAACTAGgcgtatttattaaaaaaagaattaaagctTTTTTACTGTTTATAGGGGGATCTCATTCATGTTGCAAAATTTAGAGTGGTTAATTCATAAACCTTACCTTTTCATTCGACTGTCTCTTGATTTGTTATCTGTTGGTGATCTGCAGGAATGGATTTTCATGAATTGCTAGACATCCCACAAGGAGACCGCAGAAAGTACCATGACGATGTTACTGTTATGGTGATTTCTCTTGAAGGAAGAATCTGGAAGTCATCAGGAAAGTACCTTTAAAATCTTTATACATTAGCATCTAAAGTCTAAACTTGCGACCACCTAGTTGAGTTTTCTGCAAGCACTCAAGGGAGGTTTTTAAGGGTGATCCATTTTTCATGGGTCATAAACATATCTACACAGTTAACAAGGGCAAGTCTAAGTGATGTTAGCCAAGACTAATGCTAGGTTAGCCGATAAATGTCGCCACTGGGGATTGATTCTGCAGATGTGGTCGGTAGGAAATGCTCCTTAGGTATTAAAggatcaaaaagaaaagaatcatttttttgtttgtttcattgGTAGTCTTTGCATCAGATAGGCGCCTTTcgtattttctttaattttttttaatcttttagaGCCGAAGTCCCGAGGGGAAAAGGGTTCGTTGTAATATGGTGGGGGTATACTGAACTCGAACATTATCTAGTCTTAAAAGTGAGCTCTGTAATTTTGAAGGTGAATTCTCGCCACTGCGGTTTAAAAGAGTTGATTTTTCTTCGTCCAATCTTTGTGTGAACTGTACAGGTTAGTACCAATGTTTTACTAAGTTGGTTTCTGAAAGAGGATTGTGAAGAATTACATATGCTCGTTTGCTATTAGTATTTTGGGTCATTTTTTTAGCTATTAGATCTTGaatgaaagtttatgttatttATGAGAACGCCCTTTTTCTTTTAAGTAAAAGTTGGAATTGAGAAATGGGGATTTTTGCTgccaaatattattaaaaataaaggaaaattGTAATTACAAAATTCAGAAAATCAAAGCTACTGCTACAACAAAAATTTGTTGtacataataaataaactatctCGATGAAGATAAACCTCTTGACGAGCAATCAAAACTTATTGAGAAAAATAAATGTATCGACTAATCACTTGTATATCATTGTAAATTCTATTATCTTGATCCAATTAGATAAATTTCTTTCCATACTCATTAACTAATCTAAATTGCAAATAATTAGTGGTCAAACAGTTGAATGTAATAAACACAATATTATTCACTTGATCTTGATTAAAAGCTATAagctacccaaaagcattaagaTGATATGCTCAAAAACACAAAATTCTTATAAATTGCAATTTTCCGCAGTTTATGTCTCGTCTCGAAACTAATACTACAACGCTCGAAATCTTAAGCACCTGTTGTTAGAGCTACTTTAAGCTGTAAGAGGAGATGGAGTCCTTGACTGAACCCAAGTTACCAAGTCCTCCCGCGTTGCCACAAAACAACCAGCTTTTTCTTCACTCTGCGTAAACGGCGCAGCAAGTTTTTCGACATGTGTAGCGAAGGCGTTAGCTAGTCCTTGAGAAAACTTGTGAGTTCCAGTACCAGTATGAGCAGAAAATAGCTCTGGTAATGCCTCGTCGCGTTGCACAAATCTGGTTAAAGTTCCCATCCATTCTTCGAGTGCAGTATGGGCTGCGCCAACTGATAATGATCGAACATCTAAACTCCACTCGTATACTGTTTTGTTGTGTAAATCTGGATATAATCCATAAAGGGTTCCTAGATAGAGCAGCTCGTGTGCTCTCCCGTGAAGATTCCTACTACGGCATACATCAATCAAGCAATTACAAAAGGGTCTTCGTGCGTCAACTGCTGCTTCAGTTACGATAGCCTTAAATTCCTCCTTTAGAGACTCGAAGCTACTCTTTTCATCTTCGATCAACTTCAAAAGAGCAACCAATTTTGGATTGGCTTCTTGCAAACAAGCAAGTACCTTGTCTGCATCTCGGCTCTCCTCACAAAGTGAGACAACTGATAATAAACAACCACAAAGCCTATCGTCGGGATTGACCCCTCTCTCAATTGCGAACTTAAAAACTCTAACCAAATCGTCCACTCTTTTTGCTTTACCTAAGCACTGAATCAAACAAGTGCATCCCATCACATTAATAGCGACACCTAATTCAGACATCTCGTCAAACAACTCCATCGCCTTTGTAGCATTTCCGCCGCTACCATATATATTTAACATTGCTGTGTAGCTCCAAATATCCGGCCTACACTGCTCTGATCTCTTCATATCTTCAAACAATGTCTCGGCCTCCTTTTCCATACCGAGATCTGCACACATGCTTAGCAATGTATTATACAAAATGAAATCCATCGGCCACTTATTCGACCTCATTCGTTCCCATAAATCTAACGCATCCTTAGCCCACCTAGCTTTACCATAAATCTTAGCAAGTGCAGTCAATGTTTTCTCATTGGGAGTCAATCCCGATTCCACCATTTCATCGAACAAACTCCGAGCCAATCCCGGTTTCCCCGCCTTCCCCATCGCCTCCAACAGCGTATTGTACACAACCAAATTCGGCTGCACACCTAAAGATTTCATTTCTTGCAAAACATACCTAATACCATCATAATCACCAGCCTCACCAAACATCTTAGCTAAAACAGAAAACGTAACAGGGTCGGGTTTCCACCCGCTAGCTACCCCTCTCTCATACAAACTCAAAACCTCCTCAACCCGACCTAACTTAGCATAAACATCTAAAATAGCAGAATAAGTAACCTCATCAGGCATCAACCCAGTTTTATACATTCTCTCAAACCACTCCAAAGCCTTATCAAACGAATTACATCTCTTAGCACAAGTTATAATAGTGGAATAAGTAATGTTATCAAGCTCAATATTATTACTTACCATCTCATTAGCAAGCTGCTCAATGAGCTCAAATTGCCTGCCAAATCTCAAAGACTTCATAGTAACATTGTAAAATATAGTCTCCATAGGAAAAGAATTCTTGGTTTTGATCCAATTGAAGAAAAGATAAGCTTTTTGCCATGGCTTCAATGAATTAAGTATCAAGAGAGCATTTTCTCTAGTGGGGGGATAAGGGATTTCTTCAAGAACGGATAAAAAAGCAGTTTCAGAAGAATCAGAGTCATTCAACTTCTGGGCAAAGAGCCTTAACTCTTTAACCTTAGGGTTTAGAGAGTACGGAGATCTCTTGTGTCTTTGAAGTGAAAGAACAGACCTTTTAGGTCTAGCAGGATTAACCCAAGTAGAGTGTGGTTTGGATACGAGGTTTTGTTTTGGAGTTGTCGAGAGTGTTGTTGAAGACAGGGGCTTGAGTTGGTCTGATAAAGATGAAGTGTTTGACTCTTCGGTAAGGTTTTGAGATGGTTTTTTGGAGTTGCAAGAAATGGACAGCAATTTTTTGTTGGAAAGTTTGTGTCTTGTAAAGAAGATGGGGTTTCTTTTGTCGGAGTGATGATGAGGTTTTAGAAGATGGAAATCTGGAGCTGCCGAGAGACTAGCTGCCATGGCTGAGTGACTGAGAAACACTCGGACGCACAGTGATTCTACTTATCTTTTGTATGGGAGATgaaatgaaattgttttttctttCAGATATTTTGGTGCCTTATCTCATTCTCTCATTCTAAACCCAATTATTGACCACGGGTGAGCCAAATTGAATCGAATTAACTAAATCAaagtataatttgaaaatatggcTCGattatagttagattttttaaaatttagctaTCTGATTCGGTTATGacaaaaaataacagttttagCCAAACGGGCCACATTCTTAAACtacattgttttaaacttttatatatacatatttatatattaaaattgtttgttttttttagttttaaaataaaaaagcgataaacatatatttaatttaaagcacATGTACTTTATAGGTTAAATATTTCCATcttctttcttattttttttagaaactatttttttcttctaaaaatcaaataaaaaatataacggTTTTCTGAACCGAAATATTTTactttggttaattcggtttttgcATATTTTAGTCAATACGATTCGGTGACAGAAATCATAAAAAACCaaatggtttttaatttttagacgGTTCGATGACTGAACCGACAGTTGTTCACCCATATTATTCACAAACTCAACTTGACaataagaaatttattttagGAAAAAATTTAGGCTAAATTCATTTTGGATCCCTAAAATATACGGTTTTAATTTGTCAAGTCTCTCGTCTTCTATTTGACTTTctgatgtttttaaaatttattttttggttcattgttTAAGGACCACTTAAAGAACCAATGACGTAAAAGGTGGAAGTTTAAGGACTTATTGAATTAAAAGAGATCCATTTAAAAATCCAAtgaattaaaaagtaaaattttaagaaCCTGAAAagctaaataaaaaataaaggacctaatagattaaaattatatagtttaggGATCTTAAAATAGGTCTAgcaaaaaatttattgaaatttattttcttgAGGAACTGATGGATATTTAaatctatttattattttagtttcaagGCGCTCTCCTAATTAAAGTGAGGTCGTGGGTTCGAATTGTATTCATGTATACAactgtttaaaattttgggTTAAAGTTTTGCCTCTCACAAGGAATCTACCAGACTCGAATGagaattagtctgaatgtgcAAGGCTTAAAAATGTCGTCTCATAGTTGGCACCCGTTCATAATACCTCATAATAATACCAAAAGAtctatttgttattttttttaattttgtttttaatatttataattttatgtaatttttaaaaggtaATGTGGTTAAAACCCAGAAATATTCAACTCTTTATGATCATTACTGTCACTTAATTCTTATGATCTCTACACCTCACCTAACTAAATACGAGATAGacctttaaaaatattgtatGATAATAGATACATTCAGAGGATTCTTATTAGtgatattttaaactaaatttgatatttataaacTTGTTTATTACGTGATATAGCTtatattaaattcataaaacacttttatataacaaattataaGTAATGAAAAACTATATCCaacattatattttaaaacaacataaacaTGGTATAGAAACAtctaaaaacttatttacatatataaatacaaacattattTGTATACAAAATACACAATACAAATACAAAACGACATTCTAATGTAAATGTGACAAACCTTACTACTCTGTCACTTTAGAAAATCTCAACCTGTCACGGAGTTAGAAATTTCACACGCTAACCCGCATAACATCTAGGCGATCTTTCTTGTGAAGATGCTCAGTAAGCATTGAATTTTAGTATGAGAGTAACTTAGTAGCAAATAGGGACAATAAGAGCTTGAATAATACAATATAGAGTTTCCACCTCCACAATAAATGGTTAGGATCTATTTGATCCAATGGTTTCTATTATATATCCTAGAACTATTTACATTATTCCATACAATGTAAGAAGCTACTATATACATCTTGCATCTTCTAGAGAGTTATAGAGTATTTCGGATTAGTCTGGACAATTTTAGATAATTTCGGAATAGTCTCGTCAAGAAGCTTCTATAATGTTCCAGAGAATTCTAAAGTGTTCCGGAGAATCCTAGAATGTTCTAGATGATTTTAGAGTGTTCTAGATGATTTTAGAGTGTTTTATAAGATTCTAGAGTATTCCAAAGAATATCAGAATATAAGGTTTGTAGAACGTTCCGGAGGATTCCGGAACATGAGATCCGAGAGTGTTTTGGAGAGGTTCGGGACAATAACCTCAATCACGTGCGAAAAATTATATAGCGCGTGACATTCTTCCTCACTTAATCTCGCAATGCCCTCGTTACATCTTCTTCCTTGTAAAGTTGAACATGGTCACGTAATTGCCATAGTAGAACTTCTCGTTCCTAATTAATCTCACCATCAGGCATATTTTTCCATTTCACCAAGTACTCGTTGTGTAGGAATCCCACGTCTTCTTATCACATGATCAGTTAGGATGCTATCAATCTCCTTGTCAAAATCTATAACAACAATAGTTGGAGCTCTCCCCAACTCCCTTTTCTACGGATCATCTTTGTCTTCATGATTAGGCTTTAAAAGACTCACATGAAAAAcagcttaatacatagtttgacccctgaacttgtatcCTTTTACCCATCTTACCTCCAGACTTAATGTGTAACCTATCGAAcatctgaacttgttaaataatccttCTTAATCCCTGAAATGGAGATTGAGTCTCAAACGCACTAACGTGGCAAAAGATTTTTGACTGGGCTGTCAGCTCATTGGCCACATCACCAAATATATAACGCATCGTTTGACCCTTTAATTTGAACTAATTTACCTATTTGAcccctaaatattttatttaatcccTCACACCTCTAAACTTACTAAATTATCATTCTTAACCTCTGAACTTgagagttttaaatttattttaatttacattttatttttaatatatatttagtttaattaataattaataataaaataattaaataaaatattttttttatactttctaTACTACTTGTTTAAATGATACCGTTTGTATATATTATCAATTCTAATAAAATTCGAATGAAAAATAGTTATACTTTatttaacaattatttttatttttatttattttgcaactaTAACGGGCGAGATAAGATTTGAATGATCAGGCTCAAATGGCCcgcaaaattattatattgtaGAATAAATTGTAGGAAACTCCTACAACTAACGACATGTCACTTGTTGATTGGCCTCTTTCAATACATTTAATATATCAACAAAGTTATAGTTTTAGTTCTTATATTTTGTTataagttatattttaattatttagagtaacttttttttatttttttaaataatactccTAAAACTGTAATTCttattaacattttatcatgaatgaaaaattaaattaatgaaaattaactcatatattaattataatatagtcTAAATTTTAATGTACTATTATAACAATTATCTAAAATCATTTAAGTGTAACTtaccataattttaaaaaataaaaatggatgaaatatatgtttatctaaaataatatattattttgaaaaaaaaaattaataaatttttttagtagCTGAACTtataaaaagattatttttagttaactaatttaacaatctttgtaattttattttttaacttcattccaattatcattttattatatgtAACACTACCgtctaaaaaaactaaaatatagagAAAGATTATCAAttggaaataaataatcataCTACTACCAATGAgatatagctcaaatggtataagcgctaaacagcaaactgttaggtcgtgggtttTTTCGATTCCTTCCAAAAGCGCTCCCCCTctcccaattatcaaaaaaataataatcatactAGTTTGCAATTTTAGA
This window of the Mercurialis annua linkage group LG5, ddMerAnnu1.2, whole genome shotgun sequence genome carries:
- the LOC126681230 gene encoding pentatricopeptide repeat-containing protein At5g46580, chloroplastic, encoding MAASLSAAPDFHLLKPHHHSDKRNPIFFTRHKLSNKKLLSISCNSKKPSQNLTEESNTSSLSDQLKPLSSTTLSTTPKQNLVSKPHSTWVNPARPKRSVLSLQRHKRSPYSLNPKVKELRLFAQKLNDSDSSETAFLSVLEEIPYPPTRENALLILNSLKPWQKAYLFFNWIKTKNSFPMETIFYNVTMKSLRFGRQFELIEQLANEMVSNNIELDNITYSTIITCAKRCNSFDKALEWFERMYKTGLMPDEVTYSAILDVYAKLGRVEEVLSLYERGVASGWKPDPVTFSVLAKMFGEAGDYDGIRYVLQEMKSLGVQPNLVVYNTLLEAMGKAGKPGLARSLFDEMVESGLTPNEKTLTALAKIYGKARWAKDALDLWERMRSNKWPMDFILYNTLLSMCADLGMEKEAETLFEDMKRSEQCRPDIWSYTAMLNIYGSGGNATKAMELFDEMSELGVAINVMGCTCLIQCLGKAKRVDDLVRVFKFAIERGVNPDDRLCGCLLSVVSLCEESRDADKVLACLQEANPKLVALLKLIEDEKSSFESLKEEFKAIVTEAAVDARRPFCNCLIDVCRSRNLHGRAHELLYLGTLYGLYPDLHNKTVYEWSLDVRSLSVGAAHTALEEWMGTLTRFVQRDEALPELFSAHTGTGTHKFSQGLANAFATHVEKLAAPFTQSEEKAGCFVATREDLVTWVQSRTPSPLTA